CGTGCCATCCATAGCATCAGCCGCCGTAAGGACCGGCCGCTTGTGAAGGTCAATTGTGCCGCTCTGCCCCCAAACCTGATTGAAAGTGATCTTTTTGGACATGAAAAGGGATCTTTTACCGGAGCGTTTTCTCAAAGAATCGGCCGCTTTGAACTTGCGAGTGGAGGAACGATCTTTCTCGATGAAATCGGAGACCTCTCCCCGGAGCTACAAGTGAAGCTTCTTCGAATCCTTCAAGAAGGTGAATTCGAGCGGGTCGGGGGTTCGAAGACAATCAAGGTGGATGTCCGCGTGATAGCGGCAACAAATCGCAATCTGGAAAAGGCTATCCGGACCGGCAATTTTCGGGAAGATCTTTACTATCGCCTCAATGTTTTTCCCATTTCTCTGCCTCCGCTTCGCGAAAGGAAAGAAGATATTCCGCTCCTTGTAAAAAAATTCACTGCCAAAACTTCTACAAAACTTGGGAAAAGGATCGATCAGATTCCTCAGGAGTGCATGACCTTATTGATGGAATATTCCTGGCCGGGCAACATCCGGGAACTGGAAAACATCATCGAGCGAGCGGTGATTCTCACGAGTGATTCCACACTTCGAATTGATGAATCCCTTGTAGCGAAGGACAGGTTATCAGCGTTAACAAGTACCCTCGATGAGGTTCAGCGCGAACATATTCTTCAGGCCCTTGAGAAAAGTAACTGGATCGTTGAAGGAAAGCGGGGGGCTGCAGCTTCTTTGGGCATTCCTTCCAGCACTCTCCGAGACCGAATGCAGAAACTCGGTCTGAAGCGACCCAGCCGAACGTAATCCACTTTCAGGGTTTCTGCCTCTCACGCCCCACGGTGAGCCGTGGCTACCCACGGACAGCCGCGTCTGTTTTACGAAAACTTAACTTCTCATGCTAATTCAATTATGCCTCAAGTCTTTGCTTCAAAAGGAGATATCAGAAAGTCTTCCGTTCAACCATGTTCTGGCACGGAGATTGTAATTAACACGATACGAGGTGAATCAAGGAAACATGAAAGATGATGAAAAGTTGACGGCAATAACCGATGAGAATTTCAATGCGGAGGTCCTGCAGAGTCCGCTGCCAACTCTGGTGGATTTCTGGGCGGACTGGTGCGGCCCTTGCCATATCATGGGACACGTCATCGAAGAACTCGCCACTGAATTTTC
The bacterium DNA segment above includes these coding regions:
- a CDS encoding sigma 54-interacting transcriptional regulator, with amino-acid sequence RAIHSISRRKDRPLVKVNCAALPPNLIESDLFGHEKGSFTGAFSQRIGRFELASGGTIFLDEIGDLSPELQVKLLRILQEGEFERVGGSKTIKVDVRVIAATNRNLEKAIRTGNFREDLYYRLNVFPISLPPLRERKEDIPLLVKKFTAKTSTKLGKRIDQIPQECMTLLMEYSWPGNIRELENIIERAVILTSDSTLRIDESLVAKDRLSALTSTLDEVQREHILQALEKSNWIVEGKRGAAASLGIPSSTLRDRMQKLGLKRPSRT